Proteins encoded in a region of the Actinomycetota bacterium genome:
- a CDS encoding HD-GYP domain-containing protein: MTTDGTPRPFRVFAATVVLLGAVLTAASWAARPLGDLRVFVLLCMVSVLSESLAVELPAGGSTSISLPVWVAAAILLGPTGAAMVAASSALNYQDIARRRSPWIFAANLGLLSTSLGCASWAYELLGSLAPAAQAGVHGWTATPAARLIVLVTTALLLNVSLSSVGVSLLLSVPLARVWRSNVSWTLGAQAALAMLGWPLARVLALTPLALALFLFPLMVARQLYQRYVGLRDAYLDTVRSLVAAIEAKDPYTRGHSERVATHAVALGRAAGMPERLVERLEFAALLHDLGKVGIRSSILGKAAQLDPWEVREIRHHPEIGARILEQVPYLADIVPGVLAHHERYDGGGYSTGLIGDAVPLEARILAVADSYDAMTTERPYRAALEVNAATAELRLGAGGQFDPRLVGFFLPLVGDHEPFRQPVAGRPAVSGAVVDNDA; encoded by the coding sequence ATGACGACTGATGGCACCCCCCGCCCCTTCCGCGTGTTTGCCGCGACGGTGGTACTGCTCGGCGCGGTGCTCACAGCGGCTTCTTGGGCTGCGAGGCCGCTCGGTGACTTGCGGGTGTTTGTGCTGCTGTGCATGGTATCCGTCCTATCCGAGTCCCTCGCGGTCGAGTTGCCTGCCGGAGGTAGCACATCCATCTCGCTTCCGGTGTGGGTCGCCGCCGCGATACTGCTGGGACCTACCGGTGCCGCAATGGTCGCTGCATCATCCGCGTTGAACTACCAGGACATCGCGCGCCGGCGTTCACCGTGGATCTTCGCGGCGAATCTTGGCCTGCTCAGCACGTCGCTTGGCTGCGCCTCCTGGGCGTACGAACTGCTCGGAAGCCTCGCACCAGCCGCGCAGGCAGGCGTGCACGGTTGGACTGCGACTCCTGCAGCGCGCCTGATCGTGCTGGTGACAACGGCGCTCCTGCTCAACGTGTCGCTGTCTTCCGTAGGCGTGTCGTTGCTACTCTCTGTACCTCTCGCACGCGTGTGGAGGAGCAACGTCTCGTGGACTCTGGGCGCGCAGGCTGCGCTCGCGATGCTTGGATGGCCGCTCGCCAGGGTGCTGGCGCTCACGCCGCTGGCCCTAGCGCTCTTCCTCTTCCCGCTCATGGTTGCTCGCCAGCTCTACCAGCGCTATGTCGGGCTCAGGGACGCGTATCTCGACACCGTGCGCTCGCTCGTTGCGGCCATCGAGGCCAAAGACCCGTACACGCGCGGACACTCGGAGCGAGTCGCGACGCACGCGGTCGCTCTCGGTCGTGCCGCAGGCATGCCGGAGCGTCTGGTCGAGCGACTGGAGTTCGCTGCGCTGTTGCACGACCTAGGCAAGGTCGGGATCCGTTCGAGCATCTTGGGCAAGGCGGCACAACTCGATCCTTGGGAGGTCCGGGAGATCCGCCACCATCCCGAGATCGGCGCGAGGATCCTCGAGCAGGTGCCGTATCTCGCCGACATCGTGCCTGGAGTGCTTGCGCATCACGAACGCTACGATGGCGGCGGGTACTCGACCGGGCTGATTGGGGATGCCGTGCCGCTCGAGGCCCGTATCTTGGCAGTGGCGGACTCGTACGATGCCATGACGACCGAGCGCCCGTACCGCGCTGCGCTTGAAGTGAATGCGGCGACCGCTGAGCTCAGGCTCGGCGCCGGCGGCCAGTTCGATCCGCGGCTGGTCGGCTTCTTCCTTCCGCTCGTCGGTGACCACGAGCCGTTCCGTCAGCCCGTCGCTGGCAGGCCGGCTGTGAGCGGAGCGGTGGTGGACAACGATGCCTAG